TTCTGTAGAGGCTAATGTTCCAGGGTGCTCCAGTTGAGTGTCGACTGGCCGCCTGTGCTTTACCCAGCACCTCTTCCACAGTATGAGGGTCTCTCTGCAGCAAAACCTGCTGAGCCACCAAAGTCTTCAGAAACCACCGAAGGATGCCGCTGTGTCAGGAAAGTCCTCAGGGGTAAGACAAGCTTTCAGTTTTGTAGGTCTCAGCTTTAGTGGGGTTTAAGTTTGAAGTCAGTGTTTGGTGAAAGTAATGTTGTctttccaaagaataaaaagaagaaatccaAAGGAAAAGGGAAGAAGACGAAAACTGAGGAGAGCAGAGGGGATGATGaggaagaagacaaagagaCAGTGCCTGCACTTCAGCAGAGGAGGGTGAAGAGGGAGAGACCTTGACTAAAACATCTGCCTCGTTTCTCTACCCATACCTGGAAGCGAAACAGTTCAGACTCTGAGTTTTCTGACCCAGAGGGCAACGCACAGAGCAATATTAAGTGTACAGAAAGACAGTACTTTGCCCATCCATGTCTCtgctattttacttttttattgaaaatagaAGCTTTTCTTATGCATGcagttgtttttcagtgttttgcattttttctaacGTGAATGCATGTGTCCGGTCATTTTAATCTCATTTCATTCTAGTTATTTACACTCCAAAGAACTTCAAGCTgcaatgtttttctctttcagacTTAACCATGCTCGTGTGCGTCAGGGAGCACTGCACTGTCTGTTGCGGTGGTGAAagctgtagagaggaggactcTGTACGGCTACTGGTCCTCCTTCATCCCTGACTCTCCTATTGGTGGACCACCACCTCTTACTCTCCTCACAATTGTGCTGAAGGGACCCTTCACCAAAAGGTACAGGCCTATTCTTGGTTATGTTGCTTTCCTATTCCACCCGTATGATTATTACACGTGTCTCTCCACTTCCTCCAGGTGCGGTTGTGCGCGCTTCAGGTGTTGTGTGCTATGCTGGACGGCTCCCGTCAGTTCCTGGCCATGCCGAAAGATACAGCGTCTCCTCGAACATCTTACACCCCTTCTCCTGTTACACTGGCTACTGCCATCAGAGAGCTGCATCGTTCTCTTAGTCTGGCTCTGCTGGCTGAGACTTTCCCCTCAAACACTCACGCAGGTCATAAAGGTACGACTGCATGTGCTtgagaaacacattttactTAGGGAGTGTGAGCATTCTTCTCTAATAAATTTCCTTCCTCAGGTTACTGCTACTGTCATTCTGACCTTATTCGATTAAACATAGTGAGCTTATCCATGTAGAGCTTCTGTAACAGTGAAATTAGATCTGAAGCTTCTTGTACGCAGATATTGCTGGGGTTTGATATGTGGTAGCTCCAAAATGAAATTACCATTAAAGAGTTTACAAATGGAAGCAAGCAGGCCTTGAATAGCTATAAAAGCATTCTATTCAGCTTTCTCAAAAAGGTATTTAAAAGTTTTAACATTTCTCTTGCTGTGGTAATGTTTTTCAACTCCTGGCCTTCAGGAGACATTACAGACTCTTAAACTATAACAGAATTTTTGTAACACAGGAATGTGTGCATAGAAAGCTGTTTAATCTTCTATTGTTAGTGTTACAGTCAGCATCATTCAGCCATAGAACAAGCGCTATCACCACTGCTAGCCTCAGTAGATCAGACATCATCATCTCATTGAGGACAAGTATTAAATGAATTGGTAATCAGTTAATCAGTCCATCCTCTTTATGGTACATCTGggttaaaattacatttacttcAAGAATTTTTCGTTAGCAATCATCGCTACAGTATGTCTTTTTGGGCATGCTGAAATCTGATATAATAGATAATTGTACGTTgcatcattctgttttgatgCTTCAGTTGATCTGTTTGTGAGACAAATGTTGAATTGCATTCTTTGTGGTGTTAAAAACATCCTCCAGAACCTAAAACTGAACACTGTGGAACAACAGCCACACTAACAACCCTGTAAGGCTCATTACACACCAGAAAGCAAACTGAACAGATGGATGCTGGTGGTGATGACTCACCTCCTGTATGCCGCAAATAGTGAcaagcttaaaaaaaatcatgcttctGGTGGCTCTAAATGAAAGTATCAATATTTGTTCGATTCcaatttttattctatttattttttaaatgttgaccTAAAAAATGAACTGACTCAAAGTTGCGCCTTCCAAATTAAAACTTAATAAGAGACTTAACATGAAACAGACTGTGCTGACCTCTGGCATGCGTGTTTTGTGTGCTAGTGTCTGGCCTACCTGGTGGCTAATACTCCCTATCACCGTCTCAGACCGGGTCTACTCACCCAGCTCTGGAAGCAGATTCGTCCTTATGTGCGCCACAGAGGTCTGTACATTATCATTGTATTCAAATAGCCGCACGTGACGTTTTAAGAGAACAGGGCAGTAAACATGCTTCTGTttgctgctttctgtctttAGATGTGAACGTGCGCGTGTCGGTGATGACATTTTACGGGGCTCTGGTGACAACTCAGGCTCCTCTCCCTGAGGTGCAGCTTCTCCTCCGACAGCCGGAcgacagcggcagcagcagcacgcCGCAGGACTCGGGTCTCAGCTGGAGACAAAGAGACGGGATGTCCTCGCCCTCTCGTACACCCTCCCAGCAGAACTCGTGCACACACTCCCCTCGTGTTCCTCGCACGCCAAAGGAGGGGGACGGCGGCCAGATgtggctgctgcagctgtgtgtgtcgCTGGTGACTCAGCCCAGAGAAGACCAGTCAGACAGCGAGGGAACAGGAGGCGCTGCTTTAGAGCCCTCTCCTGTTCGATTAGAAGCTCTACAGGTAAGAGATAGTAAAAGCAACAACAGGAGGCTTCAAAAAGAGATTTGTGAAGTCTGAAGATTtcttttactgtgtgtgttttaggtcTTATCCCACCTGGGTGCGTGGCTACTTCTCTCTAACCAAAGTATATCTTTGCGAGATTGGCCAGGTGAGCGCTCGCTGCCTCGGGGAGACAGACCCCTCCTTACAGCTGCACGGAGCAAAGGTAACACCTTGTAGTGAATGTGCAATCAtgaattttacatttaagaaTTACTGTACTGCAAAAATTGTAACGTTAATTATTGAGAAATAACGCAagcactgtttttattttagttacTAGAGGAATTTGGTACCGGAATAATCCAACAGTACAGAGCAGAAAACAATGTGCCAGAGACCTCAAGGGTCCCCTTAAAACAAGTAAGTACAGGCCATTTATATACTGCAGCAGGATACAGCTGTTTTTATACAAatcaaaaccaaataaattaCCTAAACAAATATTTGAACTACAATGTGCATGTATGAAAATTGACATTGAGCCACCGTTTAACTCCTCTCCAGTTTAACAGCAACAATAAGCAAACAATGAAAAGAATGTACATGAACTGTACAGCAACAAATATTCAGTGTGGGCTTCTGCTTCTCCTTCCCCTTGAAAATTTTATTATTgaacaacaagaaaagacaGTAAGTTGTTTAAATGATTTCCAAAACATAATTGTGGAATGCTTTGCTtttaataaacttttttttttatctgtgctGTTTAGGTTACAGTCTTCAGGAAAGCTTCAGAGCATAGATAGTATTAGGCACATAACCCGATAAGAATGAATATCTACAACctctttaatacattttttaaagataacatggcTTTTTCACGTACCAGCAAATCCTTTTCTAGTCCTTGATTGCAATTTCAAGTTTTCTGTCATTGGAATATTTATGAAGGAAGGTGCAGTCCCAGATAATTACAGTTTTCTAGAATTTAAGCAGCATTCTTTATCTTTATGTAGGCGTGTTATAATATGACTGAGGAGATGGGGAATGGAATGTAATGTCTCGCTGCTGCATTTTGAACCACCTGCAGGTCAGGCAGAACACTGGTCCTTGATATAAGAAAGGTTACAGGTGTCACAAATaacttgttttcatttcatacaTATGTTTGCACAATGTAGGTGGTGCAGTTTTGGTCAGAAGTGTTGAGCGGCCCGCTGAACGGAGCGCTGCAGAACGAACAACATCCCACACTGCAAGCGAGCGCCTGCGACACACTTTCCTCCATCCTGCCACAAGCTTTTGCACAGCTACCGGTGAGTTCTCCTTTGGTTGGCTTCTGTCTGGTAACACGTAGCTAAAACAGAGCTTAATAGATCTGTGTATATCATGCTGTTTTAAAGGACAAGACCCAGATGATGTGCATCACCGTGCTGCTGGGGCTGACCTACATTGAAAACTACCTGGTGAAGACGGCAGCCGTCAGAGCTTTGGGAATCTACGTACTGTTCCCGTGTTTGAGAGAGGTTGGGACATTAACCAGACACTATGAATTATACTAAGCATTAGATTCTAATCTTTCACGAAGACgttaaaatctggaaaaactgttgttttttttcaggatgTCATGTTTGTGGCAGATACTGCAAATACTGTCCTCGCTGCCCTTGATGATCGGTCTACAAATGTTCGTGCCAAGGCTGCCTGGTCCCTCGGAAACCTCACAGACACACTTATTGTTAACATGTAAGATGCAATTATCTTTATAAGGctgaaataaagttatttttactTGAAGTATTATCTATATTCTCTgaattttatggaaaacattGGCTAGCGTTTGTCATGACGGAGAAGAGATTTTTAGTAAAACTGATTCACTCATTTGAAGAGTAGTCTGTGATTAGAGATTTTACATCTGTAATCTTTTATTTCCCATCTCTTCAATCAGGGAGAGTATAGGTGTGGATTTCCAGGAGAGTTTTCAGACATGCTGCTGCTCAAGATGCTGCAGGCAGCCACCCGAGCTGCAGCCGACAAAGACAGGGTGAGAGCATCTGCACTTTCACACACAGCAGAAAGGCACTAACAGACGGTTTTATATTCACACAAGTTATTTCAAAAGGAGCCTGTTTGGAAATAACGGAATAAATctgtgaaacacagaaaaaaaggcgAGAATCCTCTATTTtagtattaataataattgATGCTCTCGTGAGAAAATAATAGCTGCGTTCCAGATCAGGTACTTTTTACTTGACATATGTATATGACTGCCATTACAAAGTACATGCAGTATGTGTACAATTGAGACATACTACTTCATCATAATATTGTGCCTATAAGCTGTGACTGTTGCAGTAGTGCATAATTTGACCGGGTACAGTAGGACATTCTGGTATTTTGGCACACTCAATTTAACGTACTCTGTATTAGGGCAAagtaaatctgcttttttttgttctatGTAGTATGGTACTATAGCTATTGGAATGCACCCAGTGTCTGCCCTGTGATTACAGCATTTTCTGGTTCTCATTTGAACCTGCTTCCTTCCAGGTAAAGTGTAACGCAGTGCGAGCGCTCGGAAATCTGCTTCATTTCCTGCGTGAGAGTCAGATGACCCGGTCTGCCTTCCAGCGCCCACTGGAAGATGCAGTTCGTGCTTTGGTTAAAACTGTGCAATCAGAGGCCACGATGAAAGTCAGGTGGAACGCCTGCTATGCGTTGggaaatgctttcagaaaccCCGCCTTGCCTCTTGGTAAGTGTTTGATTTCCAGGATTTTCATCTTTGTTTGATTAATCTTCTCATCAGACTCTCATCAGCAAGAAGCTGTTTTCTCTAAATGTTTTCCTGTATGGAAAACAACCGGTTGAATGGATCTTCAAGATTCTAAATTTTATATGGATGCAGATTTTGTTGGTTCAAGGTGTAAAATGTTCCTAACTTTGATTGATCTGCTTTTTAGTTGTGTATTTAACAGTTTGCTTCCATTTTTCTCCTCCTGTCAGACTCAGCCCCGTGGTCTCACGACGCCTTCGCTGCCCTCTGCCATGTTGTCACCTCCTGTAGGAACTTTAAAGTGCGGATCAAATCTGCCGCTGCCCTGGCTGTTCCCGCTCACCGCAGCTGCTATGGAGACACAAAGCGGTTCAGCTGCGTGTGGCGCTCGCTGGCGACGGCGCTCGAGAACAGCGAAGACACAAACGACTTCTTGGAGTACCGCTACAGCGCCAGCCtgcgacacacactctcacatgcTCTATTACACCTGCTCAGCGTCAGCCAGTTGCAGGACATGACCGCCCTCAGGGCATCGCTGGCCGGCGAGGAGGGGAGCCGCATCAGAGAGCATTTGATCAAGTGTCTTAGAGCAGaagaaggagctggaggaggaggagaaggaggagaggaggctgagggagagaaagaagcagGAGGGGACAGTTGTCACTCCCTGCAGAGGATTGGAGGTCTGCAACAGACTTTGATTAGACTGAAGGGGTTAAAGGCtgaaggggaggaggagagaagtaAGGAGGTGGTGATTCTCTTCCTGGAGGATTTACTAAAGACCTGTGAAGAGACTTGAAGAATCATATATATCCCTACTTTCAGCCTTTTGCTACAGAGATGATCACATTTCATAAAAGTGTATATCATGTACAGTACTTTGTCTTATGTTGAAGACAAAAATATGAGCCATAAGAGTCACTATCAAACAGGAAAACCCTCCAGTTCAACTTCCTCATGAATTCTAATACTGTGCAAATATTAAAGGCTCTTTTTATAGGTTCTTGACTATCATGCAATACCATCAGGAGGAGTTTCAAATTCATACTGGAAAATGACAATTAACAAAACATGAACTCATTTCAGCCACTGGAAGAATAAGCAGCCCTCCAGCAGATGGTGTGATCTTCACACTCGGAGTCAGTCTGGGCTCACATGAAGAAACAGAAGCAACCGATTTAGACTAAatccacagaaaaagaaagtgcCTTTAGCAACTGTGCAAAAGTAAATCAGTAAAAGAGGTAAATCTTTTTAAGCTGGAAGTATCTCTTTCATATTTTAGATCAAGATCTATCTGATTgcctaaaaaatgtaaacaataatGTGAACTAAGAAAATTAAACTGGCCAATCATGTATGGGCACCACTGTatttgattttgtatttttatttttttaacatatggAACCTAGTAGCAATATCAGCATGgataaatgtgagaaaaatgatgacattaaaatgtatttccaCAATGTCAACTTTACTGAAGTAATTACAGGCAGGAGTTCTACACTGGTACACAAAAAGCATATATAAGGATGCAGATATATACTTTTAGTTGCATTTAAGCTTAAATCACATAGCTGGTGATCTGATTCTTGGTGGTTTAATGAGTTGCACTGTTACATTTATACAGGAATACACTGGCATGCGTCCTTTCTTACTTGTCACATTTCTAtgatttgtcagtttttggtttGATAAAGAGAAATTACACAAGATAATAAAGATATAAAcaaatgtaatatatttttttttaaaaagaccgTTACTAaattaattacttttatttatttctgtttcctcAGTCAGCctatattttttgtgaatatttaagtttttatttatttaatatggGATAAAAACATTCCATAGtgatttatttataatttcacGCGTAATTATCTATTTTGTAATTGTTAAATATTAACatattaaatgtatttgtttagTATCTGGTGGCCAGatttcaatattgatttattagtGTGGAAAAAATGAACATGAGACACTAGTGGGGTTTGGCTGTAGTTGCTGTACCGCTCACAGCCTGTAGGGGGCAGCGGAGGGCAGAGGTGGATGATCCGGGTGTTGGCTAGTGATGCCTGGATCCGACTAGACCACGCTGCTGCAGGAATGGACGCCTTCGACTTGTTTCGAAAACTCGGAGCAGGAGCTAAATTTGACTTCAAGAGGTTTGGTCAAGACGCTGCTCGTTTTAAGGTAAACTATATTAATGTATGTGATGATGTACTGGGACAAAACTGTAACTTTTAATAGCTGTAGGAGCTACAGTTTACTCAGTTTCAGCTAACGATCTGTGGTTTGTGCTAGCCTGTAAGCTTGctacagtgtttttctgctATTCTTTTTGTACCTTGGTGACTTAATATCGCACTTTGTCGAAGCAACAGTGGAAGGCTTCTCTGTATTAACACAGTCTGTTTTCCTGTCTCGTTTTTAGCCTGCCAGATCTCAGTTAGGAGAAGAGTACTCGGATCCCCTCTCTGCGATTGATTACTTTGGAACAGAACCTGCCAGTGGATCCCAGAGCTGGAGCctgaaggagcagcaggaggatggAAATGAGGAATATGAGGGAGAAGGGGACAGTGAAGATTCAGGTTCTGGGGGCAAAAGGAAGcgcagagaagaagaaatagaCAGAAggaccaagaagaagaagaagaagaagacgaaaaGCAACTCGATGGAAGGTAAAGGACGCACCCAGTAGATTGTGATTCTTGGCTTGTTTCAAGTTGACAGGAATGGTTTCTTAAATTAGTGATATATCAAACCCCTATTTCCATGTGAAAATCCTCAGTCATGGtattgactgcttattttactCATGATGTGGCTTCCAGCATGTAAATAAACTCCATTTAAGAATGGCGAAAAAACAGATAGGTTTGCAATGAATGTGACGTAGCTGTCCATCCCAGAGACTCACGACCATTTGCTGTCTTTTGTCTGACTGTAGATGATGGCGGACTACTGAAAGAGACACAGGGAAACGGCATCACATGGACTTCCTCATTGGACCGAAAGATCCAAAACTTGCAGGGTGACGAGAAAGACAAACCTTCACTGAAGAGGCTGAAGCATCTTCATCAGGAAAAGGtcctcacagagacacaactcAGAGCTCAACTAAGTTTATCTAATGTTGAAGAATTACATTTTAAGCCAAAACGTTAGCCAAAGGTAttgctgtgcatgtgtgctcTGACCTTATTGTTTGTCATCTTTAAATAGTTTTgctctttgtttgtgtttaggtCAATCGTATTCGCTCTCAGCACCGTATAAATGTGCACGGCTGCGATGTACCCGACCCAGTGTGCACATTTGAAGAGCTGCAGTCGGAGTATCGTCTTAACCCACACATTCTCCAGAACCTCAAAGACGCAGGGTTGAACTCCCCGACGCCGATACAGATGCAGGCCATTCCACTCATGATGCATGTGAGTAGatgcgcaaacacacacaatagtTTTATTAGTGTACAGACGGTGGTTTTGTGAGGGTTATTGTTTATTTTGGTCTGGTATCTCGGTCAGGATCGGGAACTCCTTGCCTGCGCTCCCACTGGATCTGGAAAGACGTTAGCTTTCTGTCTCCCACTGCTCACACGCCTGCAGCAACCAGCAAACCTGGGCTTCAGAGCTGTGATCATCTCCCCGACAAGAGAACTGGCCAGCCAGGTACACACATGTACATATATACATGCTAGTTTGTTTGCTGTCATAGTCATTTCAGATTGattatatattcatattttataatTTATGTGCTTTTGTTCCCTAGGTGTAGCACAAATATAAACTTAATATCcagaaaatcagcaaaagtaaaaaattttatgtgtttatccACAACTGTTATGTCAGTATTAGGCATCAGTTTGGTAAAATAAGCAGCTTGTGGTGCTAATGATATAGCCAAGTGCCATGGAACCATTGCAAAGATGGCACAATGAGATTATacaggcaaggcaaggcaaggcaaggcagcTGTATTTGTAGCACATTTCATACACAAGGGCAACTCGGTGTGCTTTACATTAAAACTTTACAAAGATTGGAAACATTCAGACAAGCACAAAAAGCACGATTAAAATGCTTAATATAATAAACCATAGAAAAGAATAGGGAAAATTAGAAATatatgaagaaataaaatgacgaGTTGCAttcaaaacaatttaaaataagcTGTAATAAGAAAGCAGTGGCAAACAGAAAAGTCTTGAgctgtgatttaaaagaaataagAGTTGGAGCAGAGAGTCTGTTCCAGATATGTGGAGCAAAATTAGTAAACGCTGCTTCACCACGTTTAGTTGTAACTCTAGGGACTGAAAGCAGACCAGGACCTGATGATTTCAGTGGTCGAGATGGTTCGTAAAGTGGCAGCAGATCAGCTATGTAAAGTAAACATAAGTGTGACGGTCcacaaacaaatagaaaaaacaacaacagcagactTGCAGGTCACATGCTTCATGTATGTCACATGGTCTGGTGTCACTGGGCTTATCACATGCATCTAATGTGACGAGTCGAtcccattttgtttttattgatggaATTACGTGCcaatttaaagtgtgtatataAACCAGTGGATGGATGCATATTTGATAACTCATGTACCATTTGGTGACAGTGAAACGAGCTGTAGCCTTATAATGACCACAAGATTGTTAACAAATGAGTTGACTATTCACACATCCATCACCAACAAAGTATGAATAGCATTAATTTGGAGAGTTTCAGGTGAACTGTTCACTCTCCTGATAATCACAGCTCATCATTAGTCGCCATCTTTGTCCATCTGGTGCTCTGGACAAGTAGTGTACAGTTGATCTATGGAGCTTTTTGGCTGAAAACATGATTGGTTAAAATGCTCTCTCGGTCGGTTCATCACTGTAAGGAACTCGTTTCTCATTACATGTAGGCAGCGGATTCACACTAGGTCTGTAAATAGTGATTAGCACAACTTTATTAGATTCAAAAATTAACATTGTGACTTAATATATCTCTTAAAATGTTTCCTTATGTACAAATGTCTCTCATATTACATGAAATATACACTCATAAGTAATGATatcaaataagaaaacaaaaaatatatgcCTTCAGATTCCTGTTGTATACAGCTGGAGTTTACAGTaacattttcatgtattttcacaacagtgtttgtttagttttgtcttgTTGTCTTCAGACCTACAGAGAGCTGCTGCGCCTGTCGGATGGGGTCGGGTTTAGAGTTCACATCATAGATAAAGCGTCTGTGGCAGCCAAGAAATACGGACcacagtcaaataaaaaatatggtAAGAAGCAGCAAATGTTTTCACAGAGGAGATAAAACATCTGATTGCCTTTCCTCACTGTTTGAATCCTTCTGTGTGCAGATATCCTTGTCAGTACTCCAAACAGACTTATCTTCCTTCTCAAGCAGGATCCTCCAGCTATTGACCTCAGCAGGTAACATTTAATTTAGTCTTAATATTTACCATTTAACCAGCAACCTTTATTGCATGTCATGCCTTTTCTGTTTGCTTGGTTTTTGACTGTTGTCTTAATTATTAGCTTTGCACTAAAGGCAGAAAATCTTACTAAAAAAGATAGAAGTTCAccattgtcttttgttgttcttcAGTGTGGAGTGGCTGGTTGTTGATGAGTCCGATAAGCTGTTTGAAGACGGTAAGACGGGTTTCAGGGAGCAACTGGCCACCATTTTTCTGGCCTGCTCTGGTGCAAAGGTGCGCAGGGCTTTCTTCAGCGCCACTTGCACACCAGATGTAGAACAATGGTGTCGCCTGAACCTCGACAACCTGGTTTCTGTCAACATCGGACACAGGTAATGCTCAGCTTGAGGAACTGCTCGCTTCGTTTGATTTatattgtctgtttttaattgCGTCAGGCAAATGAATTTATCTTCTTCTCAGAAATACAGCAGTCGAGACGGTGGAacagcagctgctgtttgtcgGGACGGAAAACGGGAAGCTCGTGGCCATGAGGGACATCATCAAAAAAGTAGGAGCTtagtttactttttatttttgactaGTCATGTGTTTGTTGAAATTACTGTTCATTTTGAAAAGTTCTACATCTTTGCAGTTTAAGATGAAATGAAGGCATGTGCTCCTCGTTGTATTTCAGGGTTTCCTGCCTCCCATGCTGGTGTTTGTTCAGTCTATAGAGAGAGCGCGGGAGCTTTTCCACGAGCTGGTTTATGAAGGCATCAACGTGGACGTGATCCACGCAGACCGCACACAGCAGCAGGTAAACGCTGACACgactaaacacacacagtcgTTGGTGTTCTCTATGTCAGTCATTGATCCTCCTCTTCCgtgttttttctctgttttcagaGGGATAATGTGGTGAACAGTTTCCGTTCCGGTAAGATTTGGGTGTTGATCTGCACGGCTCTGCTCGCCAGAGGAATCGACTTCAAGGGAGTGAACCTGGTGCTGAACTATGACTTCCCCACCAGCGCTGTGGAGTACATCCACCGAATAGGTTGGTTTGGGGACCGGACAAGAAATAAATCAGTGACTGTTTGAGGACAAAGGATTAAGAATCATCACATCATattgtacaaaatgacaatataTGTGCGTGTCACAACGTCACAGATCTGAAAATTTGCTTGTTGTTCATATTTTATATCAATGTGAATTAACTAGCTTTAGGTTTTTAACCCAGTTTAGACCTGGAACATCGGTGTCTGACAATTTGTGATGGGCATATCattatgtttgacattttgtatGCTCAATGGTTAGAATAGAAATAGATTCATCAGGAGTTAATATCATAGTTAGTTGCATAACTCAGTTTGTCTTGTCTCCTTTCGTGTATTTCTCCGTTTTCTCTCGACCCACCAGTCCCTTC
This genomic stretch from Acanthochromis polyacanthus isolate Apoly-LR-REF ecotype Palm Island chromosome 17, KAUST_Apoly_ChrSc, whole genome shotgun sequence harbors:
- the heatr6 gene encoding LOW QUALITY PROTEIN: HEAT repeat-containing protein 6 (The sequence of the model RefSeq protein was modified relative to this genomic sequence to represent the inferred CDS: inserted 4 bases in 3 codons; deleted 5 bases in 4 codons; substituted 1 base at 1 genomic stop codon); this translates as MFLSNTGSGHRVFPASPVALSADAAPFTPMRGDGWRADSSPDAEKEFFPLRRKTPSPAADSGQLREELNLLFDQLLSENYNKTVDPSINIQPEDVCSLLRHVSSLVPLSQEHLVIKLCQLVHRLLNQLKVIMDEQTLDVLVTYTASALKVCSTWTHSDVLLALSTAVYGNGAQCHRHLGDLLGEDGVLLQYSSLSQPNMELRRVALTCMTNICLRIPGQHLWMISTEVSMFRVFLKTLHSPQPPNTDELFYCLVVQAALKGLQCCLSGGSGNLAEGRTRSVLAVLKRLMFQGAPXLSVDWPPVLYPAPLPQYEGLSAAKPAEPPKSQKPPKDAAVSGKSSGNKKKKSKGKGKKTKTEESRGDDEEEDKETVPALQQRRVKRERPXLKHLPRFSTHTWKRNSSDSEFSDPEGNAQSNIKLNHARVRQGALHCLXAVVKAVERRTLYGYWSSFIPDSPIGGPPPLTLLTIVLKGPFTKRYRPILGYVRLCALQVLCAMLDGSRQFLAMPKDTASPRTSYTPSPVTLATAIRELHRSLSLALLAETSPQTLTQVIKCLAYLVANTPYHRLRPGLLTQLWKQIRPYVRHRDVNVRVSVMTFYGALVTTQAPLPEVQLLLRQPDDSGSSSTPQDSGLSWRQRDGMSSPSRTPSQQNSCTHSPRVPRTPKEGDGGQMWLLQLCVSLVTQPREDQSDSEGTGGAALEPSPVRLEALQVLSHLVRGYFSLTKVYLCEIGQVSARCLGETDPSLQLHGAKLLEEFGTGIIQQYRAENNVPETSRVPLKQVVQFWSEVLSGPLNGALQNEQHPTLQASACDTLSSILPQAFAQLPDKTQMMCITVLLGLTYIENYLVKTAAVRALGIYVLFPCLREDVMFVADTANTVLAALDDRSTNVRAKAAWSLGNLTDTLIVNMESIGVDFQXEFSDMLLLKMLQAATRAAADKDRVKCNAVRALGNLLHFLRESQMTRSAFQRPLEDAVRALVKTVQSEATMKVRWNACYALGNAFRNPALPLDSAPWSHDAFAALCHVVTSCRNFKVRIKSAAALAVPAHRSCYGDTKRFSCVWRSLATALENSEDTNDFLEYRYSASLRHTLSHALLHLLSVSQLQDMTALRASLAGEEGSRIREHLIKCLRAEEGAGGGGEGGEEAEGEKEAGGDSCHSLQRIGGLQQTLIRLKGLKAEGEEERSKEVVILFLEDLLKTCEET
- the ddx52 gene encoding probable ATP-dependent RNA helicase DDX52, whose amino-acid sequence is MDAFDLFRKLGAGAKFDFKRFGQDAARFKPARSQLGEEYSDPLSAIDYFGTEPASGSQSWSLKEQQEDGNEEYEGEGDSEDSGSGGKRKRREEEIDRRTKKKKKKKTKSNSMEDDGGLLKETQGNGITWTSSLDRKIQNLQGDEKDKPSLKRLKHLHQEKVNRIRSQHRINVHGCDVPDPVCTFEELQSEYRLNPHILQNLKDAGLNSPTPIQMQAIPLMMHDRELLACAPTGSGKTLAFCLPLLTRLQQPANLGFRAVIISPTRELASQTYRELLRLSDGVGFRVHIIDKASVAAKKYGPQSNKKYDILVSTPNRLIFLLKQDPPAIDLSSVEWLVVDESDKLFEDGKTGFREQLATIFLACSGAKVRRAFFSATCTPDVEQWCRLNLDNLVSVNIGHRNTAVETVEQQLLFVGTENGKLVAMRDIIKKGFLPPMLVFVQSIERARELFHELVYEGINVDVIHADRTQQQRDNVVNSFRSGKIWVLICTALLARGIDFKGVNLVLNYDFPTSAVEYIHRIGRTGRAGHQGKAITFFTENDKPLLRSIANVIKQAGCPVPDYMIGFKKIHSKVKRRLERRPPKRTTICTTPRFLMKKKGKAQNKGKKQASGGDQKGDGGPQKAAPQQKGEKKTTAQKVKKKNRTQKEGEAVKHTKVSQKAASKPSGVKLKKKTGMKNMSKGD